A genomic window from Peromyscus maniculatus bairdii isolate BWxNUB_F1_BW_parent chromosome 1, HU_Pman_BW_mat_3.1, whole genome shotgun sequence includes:
- the Ms4a14 gene encoding membrane-spanning 4-domains subfamily A member 14, with translation MASPSEEKRRTHVITIDPDETVLTAFPYRPHNSLLDFLKGEPKVLGAIQILLSLIIVGLGIILAFNFIFFSKKFPLVILTGYPFWGAFIFFLTGFISVFDDKSKQILGQGIMTMNIFSSLVALAGMALIFISFTQQHKFCQAPSLEGTCVVGRTLLLGILSVLLIITIAEFSISVTIASLRSKCWTSSREAVFFFPSEVPQNTEQPVPEENNQLQFEFQGKSPSGNTASNIKTIFLGGYAFFKLRVSRNPSAPTAPKNIPQKSDKGTSSMRVPDEQETITQLPQEENTKMNALPPPLTPKSSENIPSPKESRSNNLKDEDLEAVTPQTSDLQPKLLDNQNVSLATLKTPSSHDFLPLLPDTLSSQTLMAGLSTQVLRSKPPSSRFSYDLTSEDLPFEDMPSQDIQFQDTLTQDLPFQETLSLGTPYQELSFQDILTKDMSFQDTSSQKTPSQGTPYQDILSQKTPSEAYQDILSQKTPSEAYQDILSQKTPSEAYQDIPSQKTPSQGTPYQDILSQKTPSEAYQDILSQKTPSETYQDILSQKTPSEAYQDIPSQKTPSQATLYQDIPSQKTPSEAYQDIPSQKTPSQGTPYQDSLSQKTPSEAYQDIPSQKTPSQGTPYQDTLSQKTPSEAYQDIPSQKTPSQGTPYQDSLSQKTPSEAYQDIPSQKTPSQATPNQDIPSQKTPSQETPYQDILSQKTSSQETPYQDTLTLDIPSQDTQAVETPSQEIPSQDTTSQDMKYQDLLSQDKLSQSTQTQDSAPHDMSFSDLQVSNTQVQSQPYPEIIYRDIRTEVMELTQEWKSDTGKKTPRRLSLSLKGTHEKVYPKRHSLDLQIKGDKPPRRHSVDLQRKTSRRKSIDQQIKAWLSPKKHTSEKQDACTQTSEQFLEQAGQQQADEEEVPVQESQDQQSKDQKSVEELYPEEQLSNKEEEDQESNKEQPPEEQAQVQQAEDQQPQEQKAPKSQSSNWQQRQQVLVRRVPMQSCEDWDSQSFQFTEKSCSYWSTSSWQPASLGSQDWRSQGWRNKDWKAQEWQFEIHPSLDWESQELLERESLRQRALYQEIQPRSTIVRYTQDHQLRNFIFQVGLCQGNDQQDSEASVVRGDTYADDVQTRDREPGDTEDTCQKPKDEQSEDMRPDNYPASCQSLVPYTYVTCLSNIASEQEVQNSTSPRSNSSKDLNATSSSCCQRDQPQSEDSD, from the exons ATGGCGTCACCatctgaggagaaaagaaggaccCATGTCATCACTATAGATCCAGATGAAACTGTCTTGACTGCCTTTCCCTACAGACCTCATAACTCTCTGCTGGATTTCCTGAAGGGGGAGCCAAAAGTTTTGGGG gCTATCCAGATTCTTCTTTCTCTGATCATTGTGGGCCTTGGGATTATATTAGCatttaatttcatctttttctccAAAAAATTTCCTCTCGTGATCCTCACAGGATATCCATTCTGGGGAGCATTTATT TTTTTCCTGACAGGATTCATCTCAGTGTTCGAtgataaatcaaaacaaattctG GGACAAGGAATCATGACCATGAATATCTTCAGCTCACTGGTTGCGTTAGCTGGGATGGCCTTGATCTTCATCAGCTTCACACAGCAGCACAAATTCTGTCAGGCGCCCTCCCTCGAAGGAACGTGTGTTGTAGGCAGAACACTTCTCCTT GGAATTCTGTCAGTCTTATTAATCATCACCATAGCAGAGTTCAGCATCTCTGTGACTATTGCATCCTTAAGAAGCAAGTGCTGGACCAGTTCAAGAGAG GCtgtattcttttttccttcagaagttcctcaaaatactgaacagccTGTGCCAGAAGAAAATAATCAATTACAATTTGAGTTTCAAGGAAAATCTCCCAGTGGTAATACAGCTTCAAACATAAAAACCATTTTCTTAGGGGGTTATGCTTTCTTCAAGTTAAGAGTCTCAAGAAATCCTTCAGCTCCCACAGCTCCCAAAAATATCCCACAGAAAAGTGATAAGGGTACATCTTCTATGCGTGTTCCAGATGAACAAGAGACTATTACTCAACTCCCACaagaagaaaatactaaaatgaaTGCTTTACCTCCCCCATTAACACCAAAGTCTTCAGAAAATATTCCTTCTCCAAAAGAGTCTAGAAGCAATAACCTGAAAGATGAGGACCTAGAAGCTGTTACACCTCAAACCTCTGATCTGCAACCCAAATTGCTTGACAACCAAAATGTGTCACTTGCAACTCTTAAAACTCCATCCTCACATGATTTCCTCCCTTTGTTACCTGACACTTTATCATCCCAAACATTAATGGCAGGTCTGTCAACACAAGTTTTACGCTCTAAACCCCCATCATCCCGTTTTTCTTATGATCTGACATCTGAAGACTTGCCTTTTGAAGACATGCCATCTCAAGACATACAATTCCAAGATACGCTAACTCAAGACCTACCATTCCAAGAGACTCTATCCCTAGGGACTCCATACCAAGAGCTGTCATTCCAAGATATACTAACTAAAGACATGTCATTCCAAGATACTTCATCCCAAAAGACTCCATCCCAAGGAACCCCATACCAAGATATCCTATCCCAAAAGACTCCATCTGAAGCATACCAAGATATCCTATCCCAAAAGACTCCATCTGAAGCATACCAAGATATCCTATCCCAAAAGACTCCATCTGAAGCATACCAAGATATCCCATCCCAAAAGACTCCATCCCAAGGAACCCCATACCAAGATATCCTATCCCAAAAGACTCCATCTGAAGCATACCAAGATATCCTATCCCAAAAGACTCCATCTGAAACATACCAAGATATCCTATCCCAAAAGACTCCATCTGAAGCATACCAAGATATCCCATCCCAAAAGACTCCATCCCAAGCAACCCTATACCAAGACATCCCATCCCAAAAGACTCCATCTGAAGCATACCAAGATATCCCATCCCAAAAGACTCCATCCCAAGGAACTCCATACCAAGATAGCCTATCCCAAAAGACTCCATCCGAAGCATACCAAGATATCCCATCCCAAAAGACTCCATCCCAAGGAACTCCATACCAAGATACCCTATCCCAAAAGACTCCATCCGAAGCATACCAAGATATCCCATCCCAAAAGACTCCATCCCAAGGAACCCCATACCAAGATAGCCTATCCCAAAAGACTCCATCCGAAGCATACCAAGATATCCCATCCCAAAAGACTCCATCCCAAGCAACCCCAAACCAAGATATCCCATCCCAAAAGACTCCATCCCAAGAAACTCCATACCAAGATATTCTATCTCAAAAGACCTCATCTCAAGAAACTCCATACCAAGATACACTAACTCTAGACATACCATCCCAAGACACTCAAGCTGTAGAGACTCCATCACAAGAGATTCCCTCTCAAGATACTACATCCCAGGATATGAAATACCAAGATCTACTGTCTCAAGACAAACTATCCCAGAGCACACAAACCCAGGATTCAGCACCCCATGACATGTCATTCTCAGATCTTCAAGTATCAAAcactcaagttcaaagccagccatatCCAGAAATAATTTATAGGGACATTCGAACAGAAGTAATGGAGTTGACTCAAGAATGGAAGTCTGATACAGGCAAGAAAACCCCAAGAAGACTTTCCTTATCCTTGAAAGGCACACATGAAAAAGTCTATCCCAAGAGACATTCCCTGGATCTGCAAATCAAAGGTGACAAACCCCCAAGGAGACATTCTGTagacttacaaaggaaaacttcaaGACGGAAATCCATAGATCAGCAAATCAAAGCCTGGCTATCCCCAAAGAAGCACACCTCAGAGAAACAAGATGCATGTACTCAAACCTCAGAGCAATTCCTAGAGCAAGCTGGTCAGCAGCAGGCAGATGAGGAGGAGGTCCCAGTACAAGAATCCCAAGATCAGCAAAGCAAAGACCAAAAATCTGTAGAGGAACTATACCCAGAAGAACAGCTTAGTAACAAAGAGGAAGAAGATCAGGAGTCTAATAAAGAGCAACCTCCAGAAGAACAAGCTCAAGTTCAACAAGCTGAAGACCAGCAGCCCCAAGAGCAGAAAGCCCCAAAGAGCCAGTCCTCAAACTGGCAACAAAGACAACAAGTGCTAGTAAGGAGAGTCCCAATGCAGTCGTGTGAGGACTGGGACTCCCAAAGCTTTCAGTTCACAGAAAAGTCATGTTCATACTGGTCAACTTCATCCTGGCAGCCTGCTAGCCTGGGATCCCAAGACTGGAGAAGTCAAGGCTGGAGAAACAAAGATTGGAAAGCACAAGAATGGCAGTTCGAAATACATCCTTCCCTAGACTGGGAATCCCAAGAGCTATTAGAGAGAGAATCCTTAAGGCAAAGGGCACTATACCAAGAAATCCAACCCCGCAGCACCATAGTCCGATACACCCAAGATCATCAATTGCGTAACTTTATATTTCAAGTAGGTCTGTGTCAAGGTAACGACCAACAAGACTCTGAAGCTAGTGTTGTAAGAGGAGATACGTATGCAGATGATGTACAAACAAGAGACAGAGAACCTGGAGACACAGAAGATACATGCCAGAAACCAAAAGATGAGCAGTCAGAAGACATGAGGCCAGATAATTATCCTGCTTCTTGTCAGAGCCTGGTTCCATACACATATGTAACCTGTTTATCCAATATAGCTTCAGAGCAAGAGGTGCAGAACAGTACATCACCCCGTTCAAATTCATCCAAAGATCTGAATGCTACTTCTTCCTCATGTTGTCAGAGAGATCAACCTCAATCTGAAGATTCAGACTAA